A single Natranaerobius thermophilus JW/NM-WN-LF DNA region contains:
- the gmk gene encoding guanylate kinase, with amino-acid sequence MKKEGLLVVLSGPSGVGKGTICDHLLDKYSDLEYSISMTTRSPRAGEIHGEDYYFVSKSEFQEMIADDEFLEWAEVFGNYYGTPRKFVNSKLREGKSVVLEIDIQGALQVKQRCPNGVFIFLLPPSLDELHKRIRKRGTEQDKDMQTRLTAAKNEIKTVHQYDYAVVNNNIGDTADLIYSVIKAEKCSVSRVGQKLVKEVIDNE; translated from the coding sequence ATGAAAAAAGAAGGTTTACTAGTAGTTCTTTCTGGTCCATCAGGAGTAGGAAAAGGTACTATTTGTGATCATTTACTTGATAAATACTCGGATTTGGAATATTCTATCTCTATGACTACCAGATCTCCAAGAGCTGGAGAAATCCATGGAGAAGATTATTACTTTGTTTCGAAAAGTGAATTTCAAGAAATGATCGCTGATGATGAATTTTTAGAGTGGGCAGAAGTATTTGGTAATTATTACGGGACACCAAGAAAATTTGTCAACTCTAAACTTAGAGAAGGTAAAAGTGTTGTCTTAGAAATTGATATTCAAGGAGCATTACAGGTAAAGCAACGATGTCCAAATGGTGTATTTATTTTCTTATTACCACCATCCTTGGATGAATTACACAAGCGTATCCGAAAGCGGGGAACTGAACAAGATAAGGATATGCAGACGCGATTAACGGCAGCAAAAAATGAAATTAAAACTGTACATCAATACGACTATGCAGTTGTTAATAATAATATAGGTGACACTGCTGACTTGATTTATTCAGTTATCAAAGCTGAAAAATGCAGTGTTAGCAGGGTTGGACAAAAACTCGTTAAAGAGGTGATAGATAATGAATGA
- the coaBC gene encoding bifunctional phosphopantothenoylcysteine decarboxylase/phosphopantothenate--cysteine ligase CoaBC yields the protein MSDQRQGNILVAVTGGIAAYKSVEICSRLRKAGFNVKVMMTESAKEFVTPLTFETVTQNPVASDMFSREANWDVEHISWAQWCDLVLICPATANIIGKLVSGVCDDFVSTTLIASKAHCMIAPAMNTGMYQHPAVQDNLSKLEQYGYQIIDPDSGKLACGDEGKGRLAPVEQIVDQVANFFDKEAADPSPGQMLRGYTVMVTAGATMEKLDPVRYLTNPSSGKMGYSIAQAAVNDGAHVILISASTSLTPPEGVELISVTSARDMYEQVMANLDRSDVIIKTAAVSDYRPQETYHNKLKKENQQDDQYQLTLVRNPDILKEVGEKKGDKLVIGFAAETDNIYEHARAKLTKKNLDMIVVNDISSDKAGFGKDINTVTLFFEDGSCKELDTMSKLELAEHLLAEIENLLN from the coding sequence GTGTCTGACCAAAGACAAGGTAATATTTTAGTTGCAGTTACAGGTGGGATTGCAGCTTATAAAAGCGTGGAAATTTGCAGCCGCTTGAGAAAAGCCGGTTTTAATGTAAAGGTTATGATGACTGAATCTGCAAAAGAATTCGTTACACCCCTTACTTTTGAAACAGTAACCCAAAATCCCGTGGCTTCTGATATGTTTTCTAGAGAAGCAAATTGGGACGTAGAACACATTAGTTGGGCCCAGTGGTGTGATTTAGTGTTAATCTGTCCTGCAACCGCAAATATTATTGGCAAGTTAGTTTCTGGAGTGTGTGATGATTTTGTTTCCACTACTTTAATAGCTAGCAAAGCCCACTGTATGATTGCTCCAGCAATGAATACGGGTATGTATCAGCATCCCGCTGTTCAAGATAATTTGTCTAAGTTGGAACAATACGGATACCAGATTATTGATCCGGATTCTGGTAAATTAGCTTGTGGTGATGAAGGAAAAGGCCGTCTAGCTCCTGTAGAACAAATAGTTGATCAGGTGGCTAATTTTTTTGATAAAGAAGCAGCTGATCCAAGTCCAGGACAAATGTTAAGAGGATATACTGTTATGGTGACTGCGGGTGCCACGATGGAAAAACTAGACCCGGTCCGATACTTAACTAATCCAAGTTCCGGGAAAATGGGTTACTCAATTGCCCAAGCTGCAGTAAATGACGGCGCTCATGTAATACTAATTTCTGCTTCCACTAGTTTAACACCACCAGAAGGGGTCGAATTGATCTCAGTTACATCAGCAAGGGATATGTATGAACAGGTTATGGCGAATTTGGATAGATCAGATGTGATTATAAAAACTGCAGCAGTCAGTGATTATCGCCCCCAGGAAACTTACCACAATAAATTAAAGAAAGAAAATCAGCAGGATGATCAATATCAGTTGACTCTAGTCCGTAATCCTGACATATTAAAGGAAGTTGGCGAAAAAAAAGGTGATAAGCTTGTCATTGGCTTTGCTGCAGAAACTGACAATATTTACGAGCATGCGAGAGCTAAATTAACTAAAAAGAACTTGGATATGATAGTTGTAAATGATATCAGTTCCGATAAAGCAGGTTTTGGAAAAGATATAAATACTGTAACTCTGTTTTTTGAGGATGGCTCCTGTAAAGAATTAGATACCATGTCAAAGTTAGAATTAGCCGAGCATCTTCTAGCTGAAATTGAGAACTTATTAAATTGA
- the fmt gene encoding methionyl-tRNA formyltransferase — protein MRTIFMGTPDFSVPFIEAIARSTHNLNLVVTQPDRRKGRGKELQPPPAKRKAEELGIDVFQPESIHNNYAYQILSDIEPHLIVTAAYGQILPRKILDLPRIKAINVHASLLPEYRGAAPIHRAVMDGKEQTGVTIMEMCDKMDAGDILNYESVDIGKTDTTGDVYKQIITVGPQLLIETMDLLEKNQVTPLKQDENQVSYAPKLKKEDEYLDFSKYTNTEVFNRVRGLNPWPGAFTKFEGKRLKIWETKVHNSSSFNSNSKPGEIIEINQQGPVVKCCQGSVILTKIQPSGKKAMTGEQFIRGYDIKSGIQLE, from the coding sequence ATGCGAACTATATTCATGGGTACACCAGACTTTTCAGTTCCTTTTATTGAGGCAATTGCTCGAAGCACCCACAATTTGAACTTAGTTGTAACACAACCAGATAGAAGAAAAGGTCGGGGGAAGGAATTGCAACCACCTCCGGCTAAAAGAAAAGCTGAGGAGCTTGGAATAGATGTATTTCAACCCGAAAGCATTCACAATAATTATGCTTATCAGATTTTATCCGATATTGAACCCCATTTAATAGTCACCGCAGCTTATGGACAAATCTTACCCAGAAAAATATTGGATTTACCTCGGATAAAAGCTATTAATGTCCATGCCTCACTGTTACCGGAATACAGGGGAGCAGCACCTATTCATCGAGCTGTTATGGACGGCAAGGAGCAAACCGGGGTGACTATTATGGAAATGTGCGATAAAATGGACGCAGGGGATATACTAAATTATGAATCGGTAGATATTGGAAAAACAGACACCACAGGAGATGTATATAAACAAATCATAACAGTTGGCCCCCAACTGCTAATAGAAACTATGGACTTACTGGAAAAAAATCAAGTAACTCCTTTAAAACAAGATGAAAATCAAGTTTCTTATGCACCTAAATTAAAAAAAGAAGATGAATACCTGGATTTTTCTAAATATACCAATACAGAAGTGTTTAATAGAGTTAGGGGGTTGAACCCCTGGCCTGGAGCCTTTACTAAGTTTGAAGGCAAACGCCTAAAAATATGGGAGACGAAAGTTCACAATAGTAGTTCATTTAATTCAAACTCTAAACCAGGTGAAATTATTGAGATAAACCAACAAGGACCTGTGGTTAAATGTTGTCAAGGTTCTGTCATATTAACAAAAATTCAACCATCCGGAAAAAAAGCAATGACTGGTGAACAGTTTATTCGGGGCTATGATATAAAATCAGGGATACAACTGGAATAA
- the def gene encoding peptide deformylase, which produces MAIKKIRTNDDPVLKRKAKKVTNIDDRLERLLTNMLDTMYEAEGIGLAAPQIGISKRVIVVDIGEDEIYQLINPEIVDTSDEQEKALEGCLSYPGLQGRVTRPVKVTVKALNPQEEEMIIEAEGLLARALQHEIDHLDGITFIDRAEEVFREEESH; this is translated from the coding sequence TTGGCGATTAAAAAAATTAGAACTAATGATGATCCTGTACTTAAACGGAAGGCCAAAAAAGTTACAAATATAGATGATAGATTGGAAAGACTGTTAACAAACATGCTTGATACCATGTATGAAGCTGAAGGAATTGGCCTAGCAGCACCACAAATAGGAATATCAAAAAGAGTGATTGTTGTTGATATAGGTGAAGATGAAATTTATCAGTTAATAAACCCAGAAATAGTTGATACTTCCGATGAGCAAGAAAAAGCCTTGGAAGGTTGTTTGAGTTATCCTGGATTACAGGGGCGGGTCACTAGACCTGTTAAAGTTACAGTGAAAGCTCTGAATCCCCAGGAAGAAGAAATGATTATAGAAGCAGAGGGATTATTGGCCCGGGCTTTACAGCACGAAATAGATCATTTGGATGGTATTACTTTTATTGACAGGGCAGAAGAAGTGTTTAGGGAAGAGGAATCTCATTAA
- the rpoZ gene encoding DNA-directed RNA polymerase subunit omega, giving the protein MNEPAVDNLVEQVESKYSLVIAVAKRAREIVDGSPSLVENKSPKSVTVALKEIDANKLNYHKK; this is encoded by the coding sequence ATGAATGAACCTGCAGTTGATAACTTAGTAGAACAGGTGGAGAGTAAGTACTCTCTGGTTATTGCTGTTGCCAAGCGAGCAAGGGAGATAGTGGATGGCTCTCCTTCTTTAGTTGAGAACAAATCACCAAAAAGTGTTACTGTAGCCCTAAAAGAAATTGATGCGAATAAGCTAAATTATCATAAAAAGTAG
- the remA gene encoding extracellular matrix/biofilm regulator RemA yields the protein MSIKLVNIGFGNIVSANRIVAIVSPESAPIKRIVTEGRDRGMLIDATYGRRTRAVVITDSDHVILSAVQPETVKQRLHTDSSEDDEEIN from the coding sequence GTGTCAATTAAACTTGTAAACATAGGATTCGGAAACATAGTATCCGCAAACAGGATTGTGGCTATAGTGAGTCCTGAGTCAGCTCCAATTAAGAGGATTGTAACAGAAGGTAGAGATCGGGGAATGTTAATCGATGCCACATATGGTAGGCGAACTAGAGCAGTTGTGATCACCGATAGTGATCATGTTATTTTATCAGCTGTTCAACCGGAAACAGTTAAACAAAGACTACACACTGATTCCTCAGAGGACGATGAAGAAATAAATTAA
- a CDS encoding YicC/YloC family endoribonuclease, which yields MTGFGSGDISAPEMEGKVDVKTLNHKYLDINVKGPKELFSLEDKIRQEISRKVARGRVEVRFKIHFTDQQNIEAKFNKSLAESYWQGLQELKKLTGEAEQPLLPVLAKMPEVFSLEQSDIDEESAWEAIYHGILEALDEVVEMKEREGKKLKTDIIDQSKHLQEIVSEIDNRKSYSENKGYERLTQRLSELLSEHDIDENRIIQEAAIYSDKANIDEELVRMHSHLNQIEQFVEEEGAIGKKLDFLVQEMIREINTIASKSNDEIISKLVIEAKSIIEKIREQVQNVE from the coding sequence ATGACAGGATTTGGTAGTGGTGATATCTCAGCTCCTGAAATGGAGGGAAAAGTTGACGTTAAAACCCTTAATCACAAATACTTGGATATTAATGTGAAAGGGCCTAAGGAACTGTTTTCTTTAGAGGATAAAATTAGACAAGAAATTTCTCGGAAAGTGGCCAGAGGTAGAGTTGAAGTTAGGTTTAAAATCCATTTTACAGATCAACAAAACATTGAAGCCAAGTTTAATAAATCTCTGGCAGAAAGTTACTGGCAAGGATTGCAAGAGCTTAAAAAATTAACGGGAGAGGCTGAACAGCCGCTACTTCCAGTTTTGGCAAAAATGCCTGAAGTTTTTTCTCTAGAGCAATCCGATATAGACGAAGAGAGTGCCTGGGAGGCTATATATCATGGCATTTTAGAAGCATTAGATGAAGTAGTGGAAATGAAAGAGCGAGAAGGTAAGAAATTAAAAACTGATATCATTGATCAGAGCAAGCATTTACAAGAGATTGTTTCAGAAATAGATAATAGAAAGTCTTATTCTGAAAACAAAGGATATGAAAGATTGACTCAACGCCTAAGCGAACTTTTAAGCGAACACGACATTGATGAAAATCGTATTATTCAAGAAGCAGCAATTTATTCGGATAAAGCTAATATAGATGAAGAGCTGGTTCGCATGCATAGTCACCTCAATCAAATAGAACAGTTTGTAGAGGAAGAAGGTGCTATAGGGAAAAAACTTGATTTCCTAGTTCAAGAAATGATTAGAGAAATTAATACTATTGCTTCAAAATCCAATGATGAAATTATTTCAAAGTTAGTAATCGAAGCCAAGAGTATTATAGAAAAAATTAGAGAACAGGTGCAGAATGTAGAATGA
- a CDS encoding DUF116 domain-containing protein, which translates to MEARKRLFLGLVSLTIVLSGLLLLYLGQLLFSGGDSILAEIMVFITTIVIIGLMAMFTLGLIGIILTIINAKNYPFLDKWISLTLNLFYPIVMFLGRLFKITKDRIQQSFVEVNNQLVKVKIKDLKGKISSNKILILLPHCLQDSQCPHRINLEINNCRRCGKCPIDGLLNLSEDYGVPVRIATGGTLARKVVKEIRPKAIIAVACERDLTSGILDTNPLPVLGIVNQRPQGPCFDTQVDLSEVENAIIYLTKGGDEPCSFSIQGSFYS; encoded by the coding sequence ATGGAAGCGAGGAAAAGATTATTTCTCGGTTTAGTTAGTTTAACTATTGTTTTAAGTGGTTTGTTGTTGCTGTATTTAGGTCAGCTGTTATTTTCCGGTGGAGACAGTATATTAGCTGAAATCATGGTATTTATAACTACGATTGTAATAATTGGCCTGATGGCGATGTTTACCCTTGGATTAATTGGTATAATTTTAACCATAATAAATGCTAAAAATTATCCATTTTTGGACAAATGGATCTCATTAACATTAAACTTGTTTTATCCCATAGTTATGTTCTTAGGTAGACTATTCAAAATAACAAAGGATCGCATTCAACAATCCTTTGTAGAGGTCAATAATCAGCTGGTTAAAGTTAAAATCAAAGATTTAAAGGGAAAAATATCCAGTAATAAAATATTGATCTTATTACCTCATTGTCTGCAAGATTCTCAGTGTCCTCATAGAATTAATTTGGAAATTAATAATTGTCGAAGATGTGGTAAATGTCCCATTGATGGCTTGTTAAACTTATCTGAGGATTATGGTGTTCCAGTTAGAATAGCAACAGGAGGGACATTAGCGAGAAAAGTAGTTAAAGAAATCCGTCCCAAGGCAATTATTGCTGTGGCTTGTGAAAGGGATTTAACTAGTGGTATCCTGGATACTAATCCTCTACCAGTTTTAGGTATTGTCAATCAGCGTCCCCAAGGTCCGTGTTTTGACACTCAAGTGGATTTAAGTGAAGTGGAGAATGCTATTATTTATTTAACTAAAGGAGGCGATGAACCATGTTCTTTTTCGATACAGGGCTCATTCTATTCGTAA
- a CDS encoding calcium-translocating P-type ATPase, PMCA-type: MSFYFVSTKDVAKELNTNIEQGLTTNEAHKRQGQYGDNVLPTDKGVKWWDVLIDQFRDFMVLVLLVATLISGLLGEYTDAVTIIAIVFLNAILGFYQEYKAEQSLDALKQLTAPKSWVIRDNQYQEVYALDLVPGDVVFIDTGSRVPADLRLIEEQGLEITEAELTGESVPVKKHTDTLNFYPDSTGDISNMAFMGTMVSKGTAKGVVTGTGQDTEMGQIAYMLSEKDDAEETPLQKRLAYLGKILVTVCLVVCLLVAILGIFRGEPVYKMFMAGVSLAVAAIPEGLPAVVTIALAVGVQRMMKRKALVRKLPAVETLGSATVICADKTGTLTTNEMKVDEIYAPDEPEALKMCHKIAILCNHSVYEEGRGIVRGEPTEKALMAKALDEGYSPDQLLTYYSFLDELQFDSDRKRMSVFYQIDGKGWESQESILLVTKGAPEMILPRCTQIHGDKAPQKLTESKSQEIFKENENMANNALRNIAMGYKYITREQYERYKHNLADLESQLTFVGIIGLLDPPREKVKYSITRCLRAGVKTKMITGDHKATAVAIAKKINLLNEENGKVMEGKELDNISDDKLAQIIDRIKVFARVSPKHKLRIVTALKRQGNIVAMTGDGINDAPAIKSADIGISMGVTGTDVTKGAAELILADDNFATIESAIEEGRGIYDNIKKFIKFLLACNFGEILTMFFAMLIGLPLPLKPIQILWVNLVTDGFPAIALGVAPKEDDLMQRKPKSPQESIFSGGLFESIVGRGFLISLVSVFAFMRGLEFTPHSIDFARTMAFSTLVVSQLLFVFECQNLKGGFTLSKIFKTPQVMGAVLLSFALFCAVIYLEPLATIFDTYRLSWEHWSVIFVLSLIPTIISYLLKQIPRILTIK, from the coding sequence ATGTCATTTTATTTTGTATCAACTAAAGATGTGGCGAAAGAGCTTAATACAAATATTGAGCAAGGATTAACTACCAATGAAGCTCACAAGCGACAAGGTCAATATGGTGACAATGTTTTACCCACTGATAAGGGTGTCAAATGGTGGGATGTTTTAATAGATCAATTTCGAGATTTTATGGTTCTGGTTTTACTGGTTGCTACTTTAATATCAGGTCTGTTAGGTGAGTATACAGATGCAGTAACTATTATAGCAATTGTGTTCTTGAATGCCATACTAGGTTTTTATCAGGAATATAAAGCAGAGCAGTCACTAGATGCTTTAAAACAATTGACTGCACCTAAATCGTGGGTTATCAGGGATAATCAATATCAAGAAGTTTATGCCCTGGATTTGGTTCCAGGAGATGTGGTTTTTATTGATACGGGTTCAAGAGTGCCAGCAGATTTACGTTTAATAGAAGAACAAGGCCTAGAGATAACAGAAGCTGAACTAACAGGAGAGTCGGTACCTGTTAAGAAACACACTGATACACTAAATTTTTATCCCGACTCAACCGGCGATATTTCTAATATGGCTTTTATGGGGACCATGGTATCTAAAGGAACTGCAAAAGGAGTGGTTACGGGTACCGGCCAAGATACGGAAATGGGACAGATAGCATATATGCTGTCGGAAAAAGACGACGCAGAAGAAACACCTTTACAAAAACGCCTGGCTTACTTAGGTAAGATTCTCGTCACAGTTTGCCTGGTAGTTTGTCTATTAGTTGCCATTCTTGGAATATTTAGAGGAGAACCTGTATATAAAATGTTCATGGCTGGTGTCAGTCTAGCCGTAGCAGCTATACCAGAAGGGCTGCCTGCTGTCGTTACTATAGCTTTAGCAGTAGGTGTTCAAAGAATGATGAAGCGGAAAGCTCTAGTCAGGAAATTACCTGCCGTTGAAACCCTGGGTTCTGCTACTGTTATTTGTGCAGATAAAACAGGTACATTGACTACTAACGAAATGAAAGTTGATGAAATATATGCTCCTGATGAGCCTGAGGCCCTGAAAATGTGTCATAAAATAGCTATTCTATGTAATCACTCGGTTTATGAAGAAGGACGTGGAATAGTAAGGGGAGAACCCACGGAAAAGGCTTTGATGGCAAAAGCTTTAGATGAAGGGTACTCTCCGGACCAACTCTTGACTTACTATTCCTTTTTGGATGAATTACAATTTGATTCTGATAGAAAACGGATGAGTGTGTTTTATCAGATAGATGGTAAAGGTTGGGAGTCCCAAGAAAGTATATTATTAGTAACTAAAGGTGCTCCTGAAATGATTTTGCCTAGATGTACTCAAATTCATGGAGACAAAGCTCCTCAGAAGCTAACTGAATCCAAGTCCCAAGAAATTTTCAAGGAAAATGAAAACATGGCCAATAATGCTTTACGAAACATTGCCATGGGTTATAAATATATCACAAGGGAGCAATACGAACGCTATAAACACAATTTGGCAGATCTGGAGTCCCAATTAACTTTTGTAGGTATAATAGGTTTATTGGATCCCCCTAGAGAAAAAGTGAAATATTCAATTACTAGATGTTTGAGAGCTGGAGTTAAAACTAAGATGATTACAGGTGATCATAAAGCCACAGCTGTTGCCATTGCAAAGAAAATCAATCTTCTTAACGAGGAAAATGGTAAAGTCATGGAAGGGAAAGAGCTAGACAATATTAGTGATGACAAATTAGCTCAGATTATTGACAGAATAAAAGTTTTTGCCCGGGTGTCTCCAAAACATAAGTTGAGAATAGTAACGGCATTAAAAAGGCAAGGTAATATAGTAGCCATGACAGGAGACGGGATTAATGATGCGCCTGCTATTAAATCGGCTGATATTGGAATTTCTATGGGTGTCACGGGAACTGATGTAACTAAAGGAGCTGCTGAGCTAATCCTGGCAGATGATAACTTTGCCACTATAGAATCAGCTATTGAGGAAGGTCGGGGGATTTACGACAATATAAAGAAATTTATTAAGTTCTTATTAGCATGTAATTTTGGTGAAATATTGACAATGTTCTTTGCCATGTTGATTGGTTTGCCATTACCTTTGAAACCAATTCAAATCTTATGGGTTAATTTAGTGACAGACGGCTTCCCTGCCATAGCCCTAGGGGTAGCTCCAAAAGAAGATGATCTCATGCAGAGAAAACCAAAATCACCTCAGGAAAGTATTTTTTCCGGTGGTTTATTTGAATCTATAGTTGGGCGTGGATTCTTGATTAGCCTAGTAAGTGTATTTGCTTTTATGCGTGGTTTGGAGTTTACACCTCACTCAATTGATTTTGCCAGAACTATGGCTTTCAGTACTCTAGTTGTTAGTCAGTTGCTATTTGTTTTTGAATGTCAAAATTTAAAGGGAGGCTTTACTTTATCTAAAATATTTAAGACCCCTCAAGTGATGGGAGCTGTCTTACTATCCTTCGCCCTGTTTTGTGCAGTGATCTATTTAGAACCTCTGGCTACTATATTTGATACCTATCGTTTGAGTTGGGAACACTGGTCGGTAATTTTTGTTCTGTCATTAATCCCTACGATTATTAGCTACTTACTAAAACAGATACCTAGAATTTTGACAATTAAATAG
- the priA gene encoding primosomal protein N': MKYCHVTILDIVSDELDRQFTYKITPHLESRVTRGSLVKVPFGKRNVNAVVNEVTGTTSLSKDKIKNVNQVLSDQPLPEDIMELAQWMSSYYLCSLSKAYNIMVPQGLKSGVNRIYKKYVSIADITEARKLLDSAKAPKQRKVLERLLSNSPLALDQLLDELKITKSPVESLYGKGIINIQSSRSYREPIDFKQIEEYKPKEPTQAQKTVLKLIKNQGRGSCDNTSPKKPKPFLLFGVTGSGKTEIYLQLIESYLQQGLQTIVLIPEISLTPQTIERFVGRFGNQVAVTHSKLSHGERLDQWEKMLWGKANIVVGPRSAVFAPFSNLGLIIIDEEQEGSYKQEELPRYHAREVAERRCQFKDGQLLLGTATPSLESIHRVKSDDYNLAELPERVGDVELPDISVIDMKEEFQKGNKSVFSRELILKLKEVTDKGEQTILFLNRRGYSTFLLCRECGYTVTCPRCEVTLTYHKSINQLLCHYCDYTEPLSKFCPDCNSDKIKEFGTGTQKIERELKKYLPDLKTIRMDVDTTRKKNSHQELLGKFKNKQANVLIGTQMIAKGLDFPDVSLVGIITADTALNLPDFRAGEKTFQLLTQVAGRAGRRDNNQRGQVVIQTYNPDHYSIEAVKNENVRKFTGEELALRKKLGYPPFKRMIRIMLRSPYEQAVSHQVEELSQKLQDMGYEVLGPTPCPIPKIKDEFRWHLMLRLDLNNQEIIDEQLRDYLLTTKNNLSQQGKIRMAIDVDPLNLL; encoded by the coding sequence ATGAAATACTGTCATGTAACAATTCTAGATATCGTATCCGATGAATTGGACAGGCAATTCACATATAAAATAACACCACATTTGGAATCTAGGGTCACTCGGGGTTCTTTAGTTAAAGTTCCTTTTGGTAAGAGAAATGTTAATGCAGTTGTCAATGAAGTGACTGGAACTACTTCTTTATCCAAAGATAAGATAAAAAACGTGAATCAAGTCCTATCAGATCAACCTCTCCCGGAAGATATCATGGAACTTGCCCAGTGGATGAGCAGCTATTATTTATGTTCGCTGTCTAAAGCTTACAATATTATGGTTCCCCAGGGGTTAAAATCAGGAGTGAATCGCATTTATAAAAAATACGTGTCTATAGCAGATATAACTGAAGCTAGAAAATTACTAGACAGTGCTAAGGCACCTAAACAAAGGAAAGTTCTTGAACGCTTACTTAGTAATTCACCCTTAGCTCTTGATCAGTTACTAGATGAGTTAAAAATCACAAAATCCCCGGTAGAATCTCTTTATGGGAAGGGAATAATTAATATCCAAAGTAGTCGATCCTATAGGGAACCCATTGATTTCAAACAAATCGAAGAGTATAAACCTAAAGAACCTACACAGGCCCAAAAAACTGTGCTAAAATTAATCAAGAATCAGGGTAGAGGTAGTTGTGATAACACTTCTCCTAAGAAGCCGAAGCCTTTTTTACTATTTGGGGTAACCGGGAGTGGTAAAACTGAAATTTATCTTCAATTGATTGAATCGTATTTACAGCAAGGACTGCAGACGATAGTATTGATACCCGAAATCTCCCTAACTCCCCAAACAATTGAACGGTTTGTTGGAAGATTTGGAAACCAAGTGGCTGTTACACACAGTAAATTGAGTCATGGGGAAAGATTAGATCAATGGGAGAAAATGTTGTGGGGTAAAGCTAATATAGTTGTGGGGCCTCGATCTGCTGTATTTGCACCTTTTTCAAATCTCGGGTTAATTATTATCGATGAAGAGCAAGAAGGCTCCTACAAACAAGAAGAATTGCCCCGGTACCATGCTAGGGAGGTAGCTGAACGAAGATGTCAGTTTAAAGATGGTCAATTGTTACTTGGAACAGCTACTCCATCTTTAGAAAGTATACACCGAGTCAAGTCAGATGATTACAATTTGGCAGAATTACCTGAGAGAGTAGGAGATGTTGAACTTCCCGATATATCTGTGATTGACATGAAAGAAGAATTTCAGAAGGGCAATAAGTCGGTATTCAGTAGAGAATTAATATTAAAGCTAAAAGAAGTTACAGATAAAGGCGAACAGACGATTTTATTTTTAAATAGAAGAGGGTATTCTACATTTCTACTCTGTAGAGAATGTGGCTATACTGTAACCTGTCCGAGATGTGAAGTTACTCTGACATACCATAAATCAATTAATCAATTGTTGTGTCATTATTGTGATTACACAGAACCCCTATCAAAATTTTGTCCGGATTGTAATAGCGATAAAATCAAAGAATTTGGTACAGGAACTCAAAAAATAGAAAGAGAACTAAAAAAATATTTACCTGATTTAAAAACTATTAGAATGGATGTGGATACAACTCGGAAAAAGAACTCCCATCAAGAATTATTGGGAAAGTTCAAAAATAAACAGGCAAATGTGCTAATTGGCACTCAAATGATAGCTAAGGGTCTTGATTTCCCTGACGTTTCTCTTGTTGGTATAATTACAGCAGACACGGCTCTTAATTTGCCAGATTTTCGAGCTGGTGAAAAAACATTTCAATTATTAACTCAAGTAGCTGGAAGGGCAGGACGCAGAGACAATAATCAGCGAGGGCAAGTAGTAATACAAACTTATAATCCAGATCATTACAGCATTGAAGCAGTTAAAAATGAAAATGTGCGTAAATTTACCGGGGAAGAACTTGCTTTACGTAAAAAATTAGGTTATCCTCCATTTAAGAGAATGATCAGGATTATGTTAAGGTCTCCTTATGAACAGGCTGTATCCCATCAGGTAGAGGAACTATCACAAAAATTGCAGGATATGGGCTATGAAGTGTTAGGTCCTACCCCTTGTCCCATACCTAAAATCAAGGATGAATTTAGATGGCATCTAATGTTAAGGCTTGATCTAAATAATCAAGAAATAATAGATGAACAACTTCGAGATTACTTGCTTACAACAAAAAATAATTTATCTCAACAGGGAAAAATAAGAATGGCAATTGATGTAGATCCTTTAAACTTACTATAA